A single window of Crassostrea angulata isolate pt1a10 chromosome 8, ASM2561291v2, whole genome shotgun sequence DNA harbors:
- the LOC128161029 gene encoding uncharacterized protein LOC128161029, whose product MSEEDLTQEELQKLAKSFKELGVKPKLKSGEELKSWLISYANWAAPRTLQMDMPQDNDASSTPKETTSYTTNTPKLPFFSGDKKGETSYDLWRYEVECLIRDGVKTSAVLQSIRRSLRGNAARVLKRLGTEASIDEILQRFDSVYGIVDDNENLLSQFYSASQKENEDVSEWSCRLEDLLNKVIQNGEIVPTNTDQMLRNMFWNGLAENLKDITDHIFKECIDFDELRKAIRKVEQDKIRHKDASKKATIHQTVTSDSKMDELKAMIQKMDTKVNQMKEDIDVVRQKYQTEKPHNSRFQGQGGYFQDQQYQGNYRNRGKDYPQERRNEGEVVCYRCGQVGHIQYGCRVRLDHKRDLNSQRPALRRGR is encoded by the coding sequence ATGTCAGAAGAGGACTTAACACAGGAGGAACTGCAAAAGTTAGCGAAATCTTTCAAGGAACTTGGAGTGAAACCAAAACTAAAATCTGGAGAAGAACTTAAATCCTGGTTGATAAGTTATGCAAATTGGGCAGCACCAAGGACATTGCAGATGGACATGCCTCAGGATAATGATGCATCAAGTACTCCAAAAGAAACAACATCATATACCACTAACACTCCGAAACTGCCATTCTTTTCTGGAGATAAGAAAGGCGAAACATCATATGATTTGTGGCGTTATGAAGTTGAGTGTTTGATTAGAGATGGCGTTAAGACATCAGCAGTTCTGCAGAGCATCAGAAGATCACTTCGAGGAAATGCAGCAAGAGTCCTGAAGCGACTCGGAACAGAAGCATCCATTGATGAAATTTTGCAGAGATTTGACAGTGTCTATGGAATTGTTGATGACAATGAGAATCTTTTGTCCCAGTTTTACAGTGcatctcaaaaagaaaatgaagatgTTTCAGAATGGAGCTGTCGATTAGAGGATCTGTTGAATAAGGTGATACAGAATGGTGAAATTGTTCCAACAAACACAGATCAGATGTTACGAAACATGTTCTGGAATGGACTTGCAGAAAACCTAAAGGACATAACTGACCATATATTTAAAGAGTGCATTGACTTTGATGAATTAAGAAAGGCGATTAGGAAGGTAGAACAAGATAAGATCAGACATAAAGATGCCAGTAAGAAAGCCACTATCCATCAGACTGTTACCAGTGATTCAAAGATGGATGAATTGAAAGCAATGATTCAAAAGATGGACACTAAAGTGAATCAGATGAAAGAGGATATTGATGTTGTACGTCAGAAATATCAAACTGAAAAACCACATAATTCAAGATTTCAAGGTCAAGGAGGATATTTTCAGGATCAACAATATCAAGGAAATTATAGAAACAGAGGAAAAGATTACCCACAAGAGAGAAGAAATGAGGGAGAAGTTGTTTGTTATAGATGTGGACAAGTTGGACATATACAATATGGCTGTCGTGTACGCTTGGACCACAAAAGAGATTTAAACTCACAGCGACCTGCTTTGAGACGCGGACGCTAG